From Thermoflavifilum aggregans, a single genomic window includes:
- a CDS encoding RluA family pseudouridine synthase, whose product MKKNRPEILIEHPDFIAVNKPAGWLSVPDRFDSGLPNLYAWLKEQYGEILIVHRLDKDTSGVIVFARHADAHRWLCEQFATHSIGKTYLGIVEGRVDFEEKTVVLPLAPDPKTPGKMRIHASGREAVTHLKLLESYNRHSLLQMMPATGRTHQIRLHLQHLGYPLVADPLYGSGKPLMAASLYRSFHPGDQERPLIARTALHAAIIELQVPNGQHHRIEAPLPKDIKASLYQLRKTSAAVVQSIRNSSK is encoded by the coding sequence ATGAAAAAAAATCGTCCGGAAATATTGATTGAGCATCCTGATTTTATCGCTGTCAATAAGCCAGCAGGTTGGTTAAGCGTGCCGGACCGGTTTGACAGTGGCCTGCCTAATCTTTATGCCTGGCTCAAAGAACAATACGGAGAGATTTTAATTGTTCACCGGCTAGATAAAGATACCAGTGGCGTGATCGTATTTGCCAGGCATGCGGATGCCCATCGCTGGCTATGTGAGCAATTTGCGACCCATAGCATTGGCAAAACCTATCTCGGAATTGTGGAGGGGCGGGTGGATTTTGAGGAAAAAACAGTGGTTTTGCCTTTAGCGCCGGATCCGAAAACGCCCGGCAAAATGCGGATTCATGCTTCCGGCAGGGAAGCTGTTACCCATCTGAAGCTTTTGGAATCCTATAACCGCCACAGCCTGCTGCAGATGATGCCTGCCACTGGCCGCACGCATCAGATCCGGCTTCACCTGCAACATCTGGGTTATCCGCTGGTTGCTGATCCCCTGTATGGCAGCGGTAAACCCCTCATGGCAGCCTCGCTCTATCGGTCATTTCATCCAGGTGACCAGGAACGTCCGCTGATAGCCCGTACGGCTCTGCATGCTGCTATCATTGAACTGCAGGTACCGAATGGCCAGCATCATCGCATCGAAGCACCCCTTCCTAAAGACATAAAAGCATCTCTTTATCAGCTCCGGAAAACATCTGCAGCCGTGGTGCAAAGTATCCGGAATAGCAGCAAATAA
- a CDS encoding peroxiredoxin, protein MSLRLGDTAPNFKAQTTQGEIDFYEYLGNSWGVFFSHPADFTPICTTELGRTAQLADEFAKRNAKIIAISVDPLDSHQKWVQDINEVGQTQVNYPIIADPDRKIATLYDMIHPNASETHTVRNVFIIDPDKKIRLILVYPPSIGRNFYEILRALDALQLTAQYPVSTPVDWKEGDDVVIAPSLPDEEARKRFPKGFRVVKPYLRFTPQPNK, encoded by the coding sequence ATGAGCTTACGACTTGGCGACACAGCTCCGAATTTCAAGGCCCAGACCACGCAGGGCGAAATTGATTTCTATGAATACCTTGGCAACAGCTGGGGTGTATTCTTTTCCCATCCTGCTGATTTCACGCCCATCTGCACCACTGAACTGGGGCGGACAGCACAACTGGCCGATGAGTTTGCCAAACGCAATGCAAAAATTATTGCCATCAGTGTAGATCCTCTTGACTCACACCAAAAATGGGTACAGGATATCAATGAAGTGGGACAAACACAGGTAAACTATCCCATCATTGCCGATCCGGATCGAAAAATTGCTACCCTGTACGACATGATTCATCCCAATGCTTCTGAAACCCATACGGTGCGCAATGTGTTTATCATTGATCCGGACAAAAAGATTCGGTTGATTCTGGTGTATCCGCCTTCCATCGGCCGGAATTTCTATGAAATCCTGCGTGCACTGGATGCTTTGCAATTAACCGCCCAGTATCCGGTATCTACACCGGTTGACTGGAAAGAAGGAGACGATGTAGTAATTGCGCCCTCTCTTCCTGATGAAGAAGCCCGTAAACGTTTTCCCAAAGGGTTTCGGGTGGTGAAACCCTACCTGCGATTCACTCCGCAGCCCAACAAATAA
- a CDS encoding helix-turn-helix transcriptional regulator, whose amino-acid sequence MPQNKNAMARYKAIDERLRRKDYPSLQSLVDYVSQKLDKRVSVRTIQKDLCDMRYSEELNFHAPIGYDYFKRGYYYTELDYSIDRLPVTEYELEGLEIAINILEHFKEIPLIKQFDEAIHQIANAVKISRERLSKAQGMLHIDLPAKYAGSKWIEPIADAIIKRYWLRIEHKSYQRDDSLEYRLAPYHIREYQHRFYVVGASRRKDQQEQKVRIFGLDRIQHIWPTNIPFDIPEDFEPNRYFANIIGISNPEKDPERIELWFDAQQSKYIINQPIHATQEILEQNDAGCRISLNLVINHELLMLLLSYGAHVKVLEPPHLALQIKEEARKLLGLYA is encoded by the coding sequence ATGCCTCAGAATAAAAATGCCATGGCCCGCTACAAGGCCATTGATGAACGCCTCCGCCGAAAAGATTATCCATCCCTCCAAAGCCTGGTAGATTATGTTTCACAAAAATTGGATAAACGCGTTTCTGTACGCACTATCCAGAAGGACTTGTGTGATATGCGGTATAGCGAAGAGCTGAACTTTCATGCACCTATCGGTTATGATTATTTCAAAAGGGGATATTATTACACAGAACTGGATTATTCCATTGACCGGCTGCCTGTGACGGAATATGAGCTGGAGGGTTTAGAAATTGCGATTAACATTTTGGAGCATTTCAAGGAAATCCCTTTGATTAAGCAATTTGATGAAGCTATCCATCAGATTGCCAATGCGGTAAAAATCAGCAGGGAAAGACTTAGCAAGGCTCAGGGCATGTTGCATATTGATTTGCCGGCCAAATATGCGGGCTCAAAATGGATAGAGCCAATTGCCGATGCGATTATCAAACGATACTGGTTAAGGATTGAGCACAAGTCTTATCAGCGGGATGACAGCCTGGAATACCGACTGGCGCCTTATCACATCCGGGAATATCAGCATCGTTTCTATGTAGTTGGTGCCAGCAGGCGCAAGGATCAGCAGGAGCAAAAGGTGCGTATTTTCGGGCTCGACCGGATTCAACATATCTGGCCTACAAATATTCCTTTTGATATACCGGAGGACTTTGAGCCCAACAGGTATTTTGCCAATATCATTGGTATTTCCAATCCCGAGAAAGACCCTGAACGGATTGAGTTGTGGTTTGATGCGCAACAAAGCAAGTACATCATAAATCAGCCTATCCATGCCACCCAGGAAATACTTGAGCAGAATGATGCGGGATGCAGAATCAGCCTGAATCTGGTGATTAACCATGAATTGTTGATGTTGCTGCTGAGTTATGGTGCACATGTAAAAGTGCTGGAACCTCCACATTTGGCTCTTCAAATTAAAGAAGAAGCCAGGAAGCTGTTGGGATTGTATGCTTAG
- the carB gene encoding carbamoyl-phosphate synthase large subunit, translated as MPKDNSIRSVLIIGSGPIIIGQACEFDYSGSQAARSLREEGIRVILINSNPATIMTDPMMADRVYLLPLTVESLEQILQENEIDAVLPTMGGQTALNLAKEADELGLWEKYGVRLIGVDIKAINKAEDREEFRRFMTEIGVPVAPSRIANSFLEGKEFAQEIGFPLVIRPSYTLGGTGGSFVHSKEELDEALQRGLEASPIHEVLVEKAVLGWKEFELELLRDSADNVVIICTVENMDPMGIHTGDSITVAPAMTLSDTAYQLMRNTAIKMMRSMGNFAGGCNVQFALNPQTEEIIAIEINPRVSRSSALASKATGYPIAKIAAKLAIGYRLDELKNQITGNTSAYFEPALDYVIVKMPRWNFDKFKGADDTLGLQMKSVGEVMAIGRTFPEALQKACQGLENEAIGLGFYSGNTNLKVDQLLEKLKRPTWDRVFRIKDALMLGVSIKTIHQLTYIDPWFLHQIQLIVDMEKKLTNYHLHNIPDELLREAKQLGFSDRQLAILLRCDSEDEVYEKRKKLGITRTYKMVDTCSAEFEARTPYYYSTFDQVNESIPSKRKKVLVLGSGPNRIGQGIEFDYCCTHGLLAIQECGYEALMINCNPETVSTDFDMADKLYFEPVFWEHLREIIDLEQPEGVIVQLGGQTALKLAKNLHEKGIHIFGTSFNDMDIAEDRGRFSDMLKELGIPYPKYGTAYTAEEAMAVAKKVGYPVLVRPSYVLGGQRMRIVINEEELEKAVVSLLKHLPGNKILIDHFLDRCQEAEIDAIFDGEEFHVMGVMEHIEPAGIHSGDSNAVLPPFNLSPMEVTTMEYYAEKIARALNIRGLINVQFAIKDGVVYVIEANPRASRTTPFIAKAYQVPYLNIATKIILGTHKLKDFKIEKKLNGYAIKEPVFSFNKFPGVNRELGPEMKSTGEAIRFIRDLRDPYFRKLYKERSMLLSK; from the coding sequence ATGCCAAAAGACAATTCCATTCGTTCTGTACTTATCATTGGTTCCGGTCCTATTATCATTGGCCAGGCTTGCGAATTTGACTACAGCGGTTCCCAGGCTGCACGGTCTCTCCGCGAGGAAGGTATCCGGGTGATTCTCATCAATTCCAATCCGGCTACCATTATGACTGACCCCATGATGGCCGATCGTGTATACCTGTTACCGCTCACAGTGGAAAGCCTGGAACAAATTCTTCAGGAAAATGAAATTGATGCCGTGCTGCCTACCATGGGTGGCCAAACGGCCCTGAATCTGGCCAAGGAAGCCGATGAGCTGGGTTTATGGGAAAAATATGGTGTACGCTTGATTGGCGTGGATATCAAAGCCATCAACAAAGCCGAAGACCGGGAGGAATTCCGCCGGTTTATGACTGAAATCGGCGTCCCGGTGGCTCCTTCGCGGATAGCCAATTCGTTTCTGGAAGGAAAAGAATTTGCCCAGGAAATTGGATTTCCGCTGGTGATCCGCCCCTCCTATACCCTGGGTGGCACGGGTGGCAGCTTTGTGCATAGCAAGGAGGAGCTAGATGAAGCCCTGCAGCGCGGACTGGAGGCTTCTCCTATTCACGAAGTGCTGGTGGAAAAAGCCGTTCTGGGCTGGAAGGAGTTCGAACTGGAACTGCTGCGCGACTCGGCTGATAATGTGGTGATCATCTGTACCGTGGAAAACATGGACCCCATGGGTATCCACACAGGCGACTCCATTACGGTGGCACCGGCCATGACCCTGAGCGACACGGCTTATCAGCTGATGCGCAACACGGCCATCAAAATGATGCGAAGCATGGGCAATTTTGCCGGCGGATGCAATGTGCAGTTTGCCCTGAACCCCCAAACCGAAGAAATTATCGCCATCGAAATCAACCCCCGCGTGAGCCGCTCCTCTGCTCTGGCATCCAAAGCCACCGGCTATCCGATTGCTAAAATTGCCGCCAAACTGGCTATCGGATACCGGCTCGATGAACTGAAAAACCAGATTACCGGCAACACTTCCGCTTACTTTGAACCGGCCCTGGATTATGTGATCGTGAAAATGCCCCGCTGGAACTTCGATAAATTCAAAGGAGCCGATGATACGCTTGGCCTGCAGATGAAATCTGTGGGCGAAGTGATGGCCATCGGCCGCACTTTTCCTGAAGCTCTCCAGAAAGCCTGTCAAGGACTGGAAAATGAAGCTATAGGCCTCGGTTTTTATAGTGGAAACACCAACCTGAAGGTCGATCAGCTACTGGAAAAACTGAAACGTCCTACCTGGGACCGCGTCTTCCGTATCAAAGATGCACTTATGCTGGGGGTTTCCATCAAAACCATTCACCAGCTTACCTATATCGATCCCTGGTTCCTGCACCAGATCCAGCTCATCGTGGACATGGAAAAGAAACTGACCAATTACCATCTGCACAATATTCCGGACGAGCTGCTGCGGGAAGCCAAACAGCTGGGCTTTTCCGATCGCCAGCTGGCCATTCTGCTGCGATGTGATTCGGAAGATGAGGTGTATGAGAAACGAAAAAAGCTGGGTATTACCCGAACCTATAAGATGGTAGATACCTGCTCGGCCGAATTTGAAGCCCGTACGCCCTACTACTATTCCACTTTTGACCAGGTTAATGAAAGCATCCCATCCAAACGGAAAAAGGTGCTGGTACTGGGTTCCGGCCCCAACCGCATTGGCCAGGGCATCGAATTCGACTATTGCTGTACCCACGGGCTGCTGGCCATTCAAGAATGCGGCTACGAAGCCCTTATGATCAACTGCAATCCGGAAACAGTTTCCACCGACTTCGACATGGCCGACAAACTTTACTTCGAACCCGTGTTCTGGGAACATTTGCGGGAAATCATTGACCTGGAACAACCCGAAGGCGTAATTGTGCAGCTGGGCGGACAAACCGCGTTGAAACTGGCCAAAAACCTGCATGAAAAAGGTATTCACATCTTCGGTACCTCGTTCAACGATATGGACATTGCCGAAGACCGCGGCCGCTTCTCCGACATGCTTAAGGAATTAGGCATCCCCTACCCGAAATATGGCACGGCCTACACAGCCGAAGAAGCCATGGCTGTAGCCAAAAAAGTGGGATACCCGGTGCTGGTCAGGCCCTCATACGTGCTGGGCGGGCAGCGCATGCGGATCGTAATCAATGAAGAAGAACTGGAAAAAGCCGTCGTGAGCCTGCTCAAACACCTGCCCGGCAATAAAATTCTGATTGATCATTTCCTGGATCGCTGCCAGGAAGCTGAAATTGATGCCATTTTTGACGGCGAAGAATTCCATGTGATGGGCGTCATGGAACATATTGAACCTGCAGGTATCCACAGCGGCGACAGCAATGCCGTGCTGCCACCTTTTAACCTCTCGCCCATGGAAGTAACAACCATGGAATACTATGCCGAAAAAATTGCCCGGGCCCTGAATATCAGGGGACTGATCAACGTCCAGTTTGCCATTAAAGATGGCGTGGTTTATGTGATTGAAGCCAACCCCCGCGCATCCCGTACTACTCCCTTCATCGCGAAGGCTTATCAGGTGCCATATCTGAATATAGCCACCAAAATCATTCTCGGCACCCACAAGCTGAAAGATTTCAAAATCGAAAAGAAGCTGAACGGGTATGCCATCAAAGAACCGGTGTTTTCATTCAATAAGTTCCCGGGAGTAAATCGTGAGCTGGGTCCCGAAATGAAATCCACCGGTGAAGCCATCCGTTTTATCAGGGATTTGCGCGATCCGTATTTCCGCAAGCTGTACAAGGAAAGAAGCATGCTGCTAAGCAAGTAA
- a CDS encoding lipoprotein signal peptidase: MQSGWFSKMESSMRAGRVDWCEIPANGRYCAWEKPLNLTFAKRFALKKKYAYLLIVLILVADQTLKIWVKTHMALGDEFPVIGHWFRIHFIENEGMAYGLQFGGPSGKLMLSLFRLAAVIFGFFVLHRIIREGYPKGLVICGALILAGAIGNLLDSMFYGLIFSESDYGVIAHLFPRGGGYAGFLHGKVVDMLYFPIYEGFLPRWIPFKGGEYFIFFQPVFNISDASISVGVIAILLFQKRWLHKPASSSHANAEPAEQHSLSSSENQSVGR, from the coding sequence ATGCAGTCCGGATGGTTTTCAAAAATGGAATCTTCGATGAGGGCTGGAAGGGTTGACTGGTGCGAAATTCCGGCAAACGGCAGGTATTGTGCATGGGAAAAGCCCCTGAATCTTACCTTTGCAAAAAGGTTTGCTTTGAAAAAGAAATATGCTTACCTCCTGATTGTGTTGATTCTGGTTGCCGATCAGACCTTGAAAATCTGGGTGAAGACCCACATGGCGCTGGGTGATGAATTTCCCGTCATTGGTCATTGGTTTCGGATTCATTTCATTGAAAATGAGGGCATGGCTTATGGTCTGCAGTTTGGCGGCCCTTCCGGCAAGCTGATGCTGAGCTTGTTTCGGCTGGCAGCTGTAATTTTTGGATTTTTTGTATTGCATCGCATTATCCGGGAAGGCTATCCGAAGGGCTTGGTGATATGCGGAGCGCTGATTCTGGCGGGAGCTATCGGCAACCTGCTGGATAGCATGTTTTATGGATTGATTTTTTCTGAAAGTGATTATGGAGTCATAGCCCATTTGTTCCCCAGAGGCGGAGGATATGCCGGATTTCTGCATGGCAAGGTGGTGGATATGCTTTATTTCCCGATTTATGAAGGTTTTTTGCCACGATGGATTCCTTTTAAGGGAGGAGAATATTTTATTTTTTTTCAACCGGTATTCAATATCTCCGATGCCTCCATTTCTGTGGGTGTGATAGCTATTTTGTTGTTTCAGAAACGTTGGCTGCACAAGCCGGCTTCCTCTTCGCATGCGAATGCCGAGCCTGCTGAGCAGCATTCCTTGTCTTCATCGGAAAATCAGTCTGTGGGCAGATAA
- a CDS encoding tRNA-binding protein encodes MENNLLPQVTWDDFAKLDIRVGTILKVQSFPEARKPAYQLWIDFGPIGIKSSSAQITRVYQPETLIGKQVIAVVNFPPKQIAHFQSECLILGVMAENQQVVLLQPDRPVANGLRIG; translated from the coding sequence ATGGAAAACAACCTCTTGCCACAAGTAACGTGGGACGACTTTGCCAAGCTGGATATTCGCGTAGGTACCATCCTAAAGGTTCAGTCTTTTCCTGAAGCTCGCAAACCAGCCTATCAGCTCTGGATTGACTTTGGTCCTATCGGCATCAAATCATCTTCTGCACAGATTACCCGTGTGTATCAGCCCGAAACCCTTATCGGCAAGCAGGTGATCGCCGTGGTGAATTTTCCGCCGAAACAAATTGCCCATTTCCAAAGTGAATGCCTGATTTTGGGCGTGATGGCTGAAAACCAGCAGGTGGTTCTACTCCAGCCCGATAGGCCGGTAGCCAATGGATTGCGCATTGGATAA
- the sucD gene encoding succinate--CoA ligase subunit alpha, giving the protein MSVLVNKQSRVIVQGFTGTEGTFHATQMIEYGTQVVGGVTPGKGGKMHLDRPVFNTVEEAVKATQANVSIIFVPPAFAADAILEAAFAGIPLVVCITEGIPVQDMVKVKHMLKSTSTRLIGPNCPGVISSEEAKVGIMPGFVFKKGPVGIVSRSGTLTYEAADQVVKAGLGISTAIGIGGDPIIGTSTLEAIQLFMDDDETRAIVMIGEIGGSMEAEAARWAKEYATKPIIGFIAGQTAPPGRRMGHAGAIVGGSEDTAAAKMAIMRECGIHVVESPANIGKTVAQVLSVHAS; this is encoded by the coding sequence ATGAGCGTACTGGTTAACAAACAAAGCCGAGTTATTGTACAAGGTTTCACTGGCACAGAAGGCACTTTTCACGCCACACAAATGATTGAATACGGAACGCAGGTAGTAGGCGGAGTTACGCCCGGAAAAGGTGGTAAGATGCATCTGGACCGTCCGGTATTCAATACGGTGGAAGAAGCTGTGAAAGCCACCCAGGCTAATGTATCCATCATTTTTGTTCCGCCTGCCTTTGCAGCGGATGCTATTCTGGAAGCTGCATTTGCGGGTATTCCACTGGTGGTATGCATCACCGAAGGCATTCCCGTGCAGGATATGGTGAAGGTGAAACACATGCTCAAAAGCACTTCCACGCGGCTGATCGGGCCCAACTGCCCGGGCGTGATTTCTTCAGAAGAAGCCAAGGTGGGCATCATGCCAGGTTTTGTATTCAAAAAAGGTCCTGTAGGCATTGTATCCCGCTCCGGCACATTGACCTACGAAGCCGCCGATCAGGTGGTAAAAGCCGGCCTGGGCATCAGCACTGCCATTGGCATTGGCGGCGATCCCATCATTGGTACTTCCACCCTGGAAGCCATTCAGCTGTTTATGGATGATGATGAAACACGAGCCATTGTGATGATTGGCGAGATCGGAGGCAGCATGGAAGCCGAAGCAGCCCGCTGGGCCAAAGAATATGCTACCAAGCCCATCATTGGATTCATAGCCGGACAAACAGCCCCTCCCGGCCGCCGCATGGGCCATGCCGGTGCTATCGTGGGCGGATCAGAAGATACGGCCGCTGCTAAAATGGCCATCATGCGCGAATGTGGTATCCATGTGGTGGAAAGCCCGGCCAATATTGGCAAAACCGTTGCGCAGGTTTTGTCTGTACACGCTTCGTGA
- the fabG gene encoding 3-oxoacyl-[acyl-carrier-protein] reductase, giving the protein MALLTNQVALITGASRGIGEAIALKLASEGAHIAFTYVSERSAEKAQQLVQQIQQMGVQAKAWQSNAADYAQAEQLVNEVLQHFGRIDICVNNAGISKDNLLLRLTPEQWDEVLNTNLKSVYNITRQVIKPMMKARCGSIINMSSIVGIKGNAGQSSYAASKAGIIGFTKSIAQELGSRQIRCNAVAPGFIETDMTAYLHEGGQGENYLKNIPLGRFGKAEDVANVVLFLASPLSSYVTGQVISVCGGLLM; this is encoded by the coding sequence ATGGCGTTGTTAACCAACCAGGTAGCTTTGATTACCGGCGCAAGCCGTGGCATTGGCGAGGCCATTGCTTTGAAACTGGCTTCTGAAGGAGCTCATATTGCTTTCACCTATGTGAGTGAACGTTCGGCTGAAAAAGCTCAGCAACTCGTTCAACAGATTCAGCAGATGGGTGTACAGGCAAAAGCTTGGCAATCCAATGCGGCTGATTATGCACAGGCCGAACAATTGGTAAATGAAGTGCTTCAGCATTTCGGTAGAATAGATATCTGTGTGAACAATGCAGGCATATCAAAAGACAATCTGCTGCTGCGGCTTACGCCCGAACAATGGGATGAGGTGCTGAATACCAATTTGAAAAGTGTATACAACATTACCCGGCAGGTGATCAAACCCATGATGAAAGCCCGTTGCGGCAGTATCATCAACATGAGTTCTATTGTAGGTATAAAAGGCAATGCCGGACAAAGCAGCTATGCCGCTTCCAAAGCGGGCATTATTGGTTTTACCAAATCCATTGCACAGGAGCTGGGAAGCCGCCAGATCCGCTGCAATGCTGTAGCCCCCGGCTTTATTGAAACCGATATGACCGCCTATCTGCATGAGGGCGGACAGGGTGAAAATTATCTGAAAAATATCCCCCTCGGCCGCTTCGGAAAAGCCGAAGATGTGGCTAATGTAGTATTGTTTCTCGCTTCACCGCTCAGCAGCTATGTGACCGGGCAGGTCATCAGCGTGTGCGGCGGATTGCTGATGTAA
- a CDS encoding GH3 auxin-responsive promoter family protein: MKKILSPALSQIARFRWGRIEYFINNPFEVQEQWLQQLLSAAQYTVFGREYQFSRIHNLTEYKQQVPVHDYESLKPYIFRIMEGEQNVLWNTPIRWFAKSSGTTSDKSKFIPVSSESLQECHYRAGRDVISIYYKNFPDSDLLTGKGLVIGGSHQVNKLNEDSYYGDLSAVMLQNMPFYGQLIRTPDLSIALMDEWEEKINRMAYTTIQENVTSIAGVPTWTMVLIKKIFEITGTQNLLDVWPNLELYMHGGVSFTPYRSQFYKLIPSPHMHYLETYNASEGFFAAQDQLCDASCTSSDEADPANASPGMLLFLNHGIYYEFMPMEELGKDDPQTLSLREVETGQSYALVISTNGGLWRYLIGDTIEFVSLQPFRIRVTGRTKSFINAFGEEVVVENADRAIAEACKHTGAQVSDYTAAPLFFDQQSVGAHEWLIEFEIPPDSLSRFTEILDRTLQSINSDYEAKRYKNIALHPPVVIPVPRGTFHQWLKLKRKLGGQHKVPRLNNNRQMIEEIKSIFLKQTDQHLF, encoded by the coding sequence ATGAAAAAAATATTAAGTCCTGCTTTATCGCAAATTGCACGCTTCCGATGGGGGCGTATTGAATATTTCATCAACAACCCCTTTGAAGTGCAGGAACAATGGCTGCAGCAACTGCTATCTGCAGCACAATACACGGTTTTTGGCCGTGAATACCAGTTTTCACGCATCCATAACCTCACAGAATACAAACAACAAGTACCTGTTCATGATTATGAATCATTGAAACCCTATATTTTCCGTATCATGGAAGGCGAGCAGAATGTACTGTGGAATACACCTATCAGATGGTTTGCCAAGTCAAGCGGCACCACCAGCGATAAAAGCAAATTTATCCCCGTAAGTTCCGAAAGCCTGCAGGAATGTCATTACCGCGCAGGCAGAGACGTAATCTCCATTTACTATAAAAATTTTCCCGATTCCGATTTGCTTACTGGAAAAGGCCTTGTCATCGGTGGCAGTCATCAGGTAAACAAACTCAACGAAGATTCCTATTACGGCGATCTCAGTGCAGTAATGCTGCAGAATATGCCGTTTTACGGTCAGCTGATCCGTACACCCGATCTTTCCATTGCCCTGATGGACGAATGGGAAGAAAAAATAAACCGGATGGCTTACACCACTATTCAGGAAAATGTAACCTCCATTGCCGGCGTGCCTACCTGGACGATGGTACTGATCAAAAAAATCTTCGAGATCACCGGTACGCAAAACTTGCTCGATGTATGGCCCAATCTGGAATTGTACATGCATGGCGGCGTTAGCTTTACACCTTATCGCAGCCAGTTTTACAAGCTTATCCCTTCCCCGCACATGCATTATCTGGAAACCTACAATGCATCAGAAGGATTTTTTGCAGCACAGGATCAACTGTGTGATGCATCGTGTACTTCATCTGATGAAGCTGATCCGGCCAATGCTTCCCCTGGTATGTTGTTATTTTTAAACCACGGCATTTATTATGAATTCATGCCCATGGAAGAACTTGGAAAAGATGATCCCCAAACCCTGAGCCTGCGCGAGGTAGAAACCGGACAATCCTATGCGCTTGTGATCAGCACCAATGGCGGACTGTGGCGCTATCTGATTGGTGATACCATCGAATTTGTATCCTTGCAGCCTTTTCGTATCCGGGTTACCGGACGAACGAAATCGTTTATCAATGCCTTTGGTGAAGAAGTAGTGGTGGAAAATGCTGACAGGGCTATAGCCGAAGCATGCAAACATACCGGCGCACAGGTAAGTGATTACACAGCCGCACCCTTGTTTTTTGATCAGCAATCCGTAGGTGCACACGAATGGTTGATAGAATTTGAAATTCCGCCTGATTCTTTATCCCGTTTCACGGAAATTCTCGACCGTACCCTGCAATCCATCAATTCGGATTATGAGGCCAAACGATATAAAAACATTGCCCTTCATCCACCCGTGGTCATTCCCGTTCCCAGAGGCACTTTTCATCAGTGGTTAAAACTCAAACGCAAGCTGGGTGGCCAGCATAAGGTGCCTAGGTTGAACAATAACAGGCAAATGATTGAAGAAATCAAATCCATTTTCCTTAAGCAAACAGATCAACACTTGTTTTAA
- the lptB gene encoding LPS export ABC transporter ATP-binding protein — protein MLQKIFTQNLVKHYGNRTVVNAVSIDVTQGEIVGLLGPNGAGKTTTFYMVVGLIKPDEGQVFLNDQDITRLPMYKRAQMGIGYLPQEASVFRNLSVEDNILAVLEMKGLSKKEQREKLESLLEEFHLQHVRKSHGNVLSGGERRRTEIARSLAVDPKFILLDEPFAGIDPIAVEDIQSIVARLKYKNIGILITDHNVQETLSITDRAYLLFEGKILKSGTAEELAADEQVRKVYLGQNFVLRRKDHLAAAGR, from the coding sequence ATGCTGCAGAAAATTTTCACCCAGAATTTGGTTAAGCATTATGGCAACCGGACGGTTGTCAATGCAGTTTCCATTGACGTAACCCAGGGTGAAATTGTGGGCCTGCTGGGGCCCAACGGGGCAGGTAAAACCACCACTTTTTACATGGTGGTGGGACTGATCAAGCCCGATGAAGGTCAGGTATTTCTGAACGATCAGGATATCACCCGGCTACCAATGTACAAAAGAGCGCAAATGGGCATTGGCTACCTGCCGCAGGAAGCTTCCGTGTTCCGCAATCTGAGTGTGGAAGACAATATTCTGGCTGTGCTGGAGATGAAAGGCCTGAGCAAAAAGGAACAAAGAGAAAAACTGGAATCCCTGTTGGAGGAATTTCACCTGCAACATGTGCGCAAAAGCCACGGCAATGTGCTAAGCGGAGGTGAGCGCCGCCGTACGGAAATTGCACGATCACTGGCTGTTGATCCCAAATTTATTTTGCTGGATGAGCCTTTTGCCGGTATTGATCCTATTGCAGTCGAGGACATCCAATCCATCGTAGCCAGGTTGAAATATAAAAACATCGGCATTCTGATTACCGATCACAACGTTCAGGAAACCCTGTCTATTACTGATAGGGCTTATTTATTGTTTGAGGGAAAAATTCTGAAATCGGGTACAGCCGAAGAGCTGGCAGCAGATGAACAGGTGAGAAAAGTATATTTGGGACAGAATTTTGTATTGCGCCGAAAGGATCATCTGGCTGCTGCGGGCCGGTAG